The Amycolatopsis sp. 195334CR genome window below encodes:
- a CDS encoding sensor histidine kinase: MPELSDRRRLPQRAAVVSIVVVALGLAVAEAFSAESVPTGVGLALCAALPVFVLALTTVRPAAVAGVAAVSVAFTAYCWLARDWPDNTFGVVELAGLAWLLVHGVVQFPRLRAAGASAALAVAIVLLPLRVGEVESEYLGLMAALLLLGVAFLVLLGLYLRLHDRRRADGFELAKQAQRLAYARDLHDFVAHHVTGIVAQTKAVRYTTAAGITPDPADLDAMLAGIELAGSRALASMRSMVTTLRDDEPAPHLPYRTLGEVVDAAVGGFSPTGPAVTTALDTELATRPLPGPVLDAAHHVVQESLTNVLRHAEDAAGVEVRARPGDEGLLELTVTDDGTPAPQGTGGHGLVGLEERVGAAGGSLVAGPAERGWRVTALLPVKGSSAP, encoded by the coding sequence ATGCCGGAACTGAGCGATCGGCGCCGCCTGCCGCAGCGGGCCGCCGTGGTGTCCATCGTGGTTGTCGCACTCGGGCTCGCCGTGGCCGAGGCGTTCAGCGCGGAGAGCGTGCCGACCGGCGTGGGCCTGGCGTTGTGCGCGGCGCTGCCCGTCTTCGTGCTGGCACTGACCACCGTGCGCCCGGCGGCCGTCGCCGGCGTGGCCGCGGTTTCGGTGGCGTTCACCGCGTACTGCTGGCTGGCGCGGGACTGGCCGGACAACACGTTCGGCGTGGTGGAGCTGGCCGGCCTGGCGTGGCTGCTGGTCCACGGCGTGGTGCAGTTCCCGCGACTGCGGGCGGCGGGCGCCTCCGCCGCGCTGGCGGTGGCGATCGTGCTGCTGCCGCTGCGGGTCGGCGAGGTGGAGAGCGAGTACCTGGGGCTGATGGCGGCCCTGCTGCTCCTCGGCGTGGCCTTCCTGGTGCTGCTGGGCCTGTACCTGCGCCTGCACGACCGGCGCCGGGCCGACGGCTTCGAGCTGGCCAAGCAGGCGCAGCGGCTGGCCTACGCCCGTGACCTGCACGACTTCGTCGCCCACCACGTGACCGGCATCGTGGCCCAGACCAAGGCGGTGCGCTACACCACCGCCGCGGGCATCACGCCCGACCCGGCCGACCTGGACGCGATGCTGGCCGGGATCGAGCTGGCCGGTTCGCGGGCGCTGGCCTCGATGCGGTCGATGGTGACCACCCTGCGCGACGACGAACCCGCGCCCCACCTCCCGTACCGCACGCTCGGCGAGGTGGTGGACGCCGCCGTCGGCGGGTTCTCCCCCACCGGTCCCGCCGTGACCACCGCGCTCGACACCGAACTCGCCACGCGGCCGCTGCCCGGTCCGGTGCTCGACGCCGCGCACCACGTGGTGCAGGAGTCGCTGACCAACGTGCTGCGCCACGCCGAGGACGCCGCCGGGGTGGAGGTGCGCGCCCGGCCGGGTGACGAGGGGTTGCTGGAACTCACCGTCACCGACGACGGCACGCCCGCGCCGCAGGGCACCGGCGGGCACGGGCTGGTCGGCCTGGAGGAACGGGTCGGTGCCGCGGGCGGCTCGCTCGTCGCCGGCCCGGCCGAGCGGGGGTGGCGGGTCACCGCCCTGCTGCCGGTGAAGGGATCATCGGCACCATGA
- a CDS encoding isocitrate lyase/phosphoenolpyruvate mutase family protein: MTGKDVAAKATELLRLHREPELLRVVNVWDVISAKVVGDTAGTTALATASHSIAASRGYEDGEKIPVAEMIEEVGRIVAATELPVSADLEGGYGNAAETVRRAIGVGVAGANIEDQLKPLTEAAAQVEAIVKAAASEGVPDFVLNARTDAFVKAGDRDPAEVLADAVQRGKAFLDAGAPVVFVPGLLSEEQISTLSEAFGPQRLTVIGLPGLPSQERLVELGVARISYGPLTQRVALTALAELAESVRDGGGIPEGTRPLN; the protein is encoded by the coding sequence ATGACCGGCAAGGATGTCGCGGCCAAGGCCACCGAACTGCTCCGGCTCCACCGCGAGCCGGAGTTGCTGCGGGTGGTCAACGTCTGGGACGTGATCAGCGCGAAGGTGGTCGGTGACACCGCGGGCACCACCGCGCTCGCGACGGCCAGCCACTCGATCGCCGCTTCGCGCGGTTACGAGGACGGCGAGAAGATCCCGGTCGCGGAGATGATCGAGGAGGTGGGGCGGATCGTCGCCGCCACCGAGCTGCCGGTGAGCGCGGACCTCGAAGGCGGTTACGGGAACGCGGCCGAGACGGTCCGGCGGGCGATCGGCGTCGGTGTGGCCGGGGCCAACATCGAGGACCAGCTCAAGCCGCTCACCGAGGCGGCCGCGCAGGTCGAGGCGATCGTGAAGGCCGCGGCCTCGGAGGGCGTGCCCGATTTTGTGCTCAACGCGCGCACCGACGCGTTCGTGAAGGCGGGCGACCGCGACCCGGCCGAGGTGCTCGCCGACGCGGTCCAGCGCGGCAAGGCCTTCCTCGACGCGGGCGCACCCGTGGTTTTTGTGCCCGGTTTGCTTTCCGAGGAGCAGATTTCCACGTTGAGCGAGGCATTCGGCCCGCAGCGGCTGACCGTCATCGGGCTGCCGGGTTTGCCGTCGCAGGAACGGCTCGTCGAACTCGGTGTCGCGCGCATTTCCTACGGCCCGCTTACGCAGCGGGTCGCGCTGACCGCGCTGGCGGAACTCGCCGAATCCGTGCGTGACGGCGGTGGAATTCCGGAAGGAACTCGTCCACTGAACTGA
- a CDS encoding AfsR/SARP family transcriptional regulator yields the protein MAAEFSLLGAIEAREHGRPVALGHARQRQVLAVLLVDADRLAPVGRLVDRVWGERAPQGVQATLYSYVSRLRRALSLLSQAVTIQRGPGGYLLAVDPGAVDLHRFRSLTARARAADDGQATALFEQALDLWRGEPFATVDSPWFNGLREALHRERFAAELELNDLRLRGGRTAEVVTACGAALAAQPFNERVAGQLMLALYRSGRTADALACYESARRRLAEELGVDPGEALNRLHTGILGADPALATPAPPEDGEPEPAVRVRAWSPPALLPSGVPDFTGRPGESAALREQLTGRAGVTVIAGMGGVGKTALALHAARQAAEAYPDGQLWANLRGAEASPLKPGDVLARFLRAFGLADRAIPAEPAERAELYRTLLAGRKVLVLLDNAASEEQVRPLLPATPGSAVVITSRARLTALEGARRIDLDVFTAEESVGLLARVAGEHRVRSQAEDAAEIVSLCGALPLGVRIAGARLAARPAWRLAHLAAQLRDARLDRLATGDLAVRASLTLSYQGLDERSRRLFRLLGLFEVPDFPAWLAATVLDCPVGEATEHAEALVDAHLLSVSGTDPAGQYRYRFHDLVRLFAAERAEAEEPEDERRRVVSRGLGGWLALAERMAAKIPGPCYASISGDAVRPRAERLLRGFRDEWADSWFDAERAALLSAVRQACRLRDAELAFDLAGCLEKYFDLRGMYADWAKLDTEVMTVCRDTGHRLGEAVMLRGLLDVTTWITDGQDGNAMARLHAEALRLLEVFTGLGHQRGMSDAAVMCAWSFTATGAYTEAVAMAERALGLAEISGHLGGRIRAELALALAHFQNRRVDIAIAHADNALEHARILGNPRCEATALQFAGIGHRELSRFGTSRRMLEESLAISRRYRDNYTEVLTLLALARLHFQCGDPEAVPTAQASLALSREYRMTHHLAEALELLGELELAAGNPAGAVPYLEESVALWRTRGWHSYLATALTGLGKAHADTDPRAAASAFEEARALFDQAGDPAKAAEVGQLAERAGEWADLAAGGPAVAPAPRTGEGRSR from the coding sequence ATGGCGGCGGAGTTCTCCTTGCTGGGGGCGATCGAGGCCCGCGAACACGGTCGGCCGGTCGCGCTCGGGCACGCCCGGCAGCGCCAGGTGCTGGCCGTGCTGCTGGTGGACGCCGATCGACTGGCGCCGGTCGGCCGTTTGGTCGACCGCGTGTGGGGCGAACGGGCCCCGCAGGGGGTGCAGGCGACCCTCTACAGCTACGTCTCCCGGTTGCGCCGAGCGCTTTCGCTGCTCTCGCAAGCCGTCACCATCCAGCGCGGGCCCGGCGGCTACCTGCTGGCCGTGGACCCGGGCGCGGTCGACCTCCACCGGTTCCGGTCACTGACCGCGCGGGCTCGTGCCGCCGACGACGGGCAGGCCACGGCCCTGTTCGAGCAGGCACTGGACCTGTGGCGCGGAGAGCCGTTCGCCACCGTGGATTCGCCGTGGTTCAACGGCTTGCGAGAGGCACTGCACCGCGAGCGGTTCGCCGCCGAACTCGAACTGAACGACCTCCGGCTGCGCGGCGGCCGCACCGCCGAAGTGGTGACGGCCTGCGGTGCCGCGCTGGCCGCGCAACCGTTCAACGAGCGCGTGGCCGGGCAGCTGATGCTCGCCCTGTACCGCAGCGGCCGCACCGCCGACGCGCTGGCCTGCTACGAAAGCGCCCGCCGCCGCCTCGCCGAGGAGCTGGGCGTCGATCCCGGTGAGGCGCTGAACCGGCTGCACACCGGCATCCTGGGTGCCGATCCCGCGCTCGCCACCCCGGCACCGCCCGAGGACGGCGAACCGGAACCGGCGGTGCGCGTCCGCGCGTGGTCGCCGCCCGCGCTGCTCCCGTCCGGGGTCCCGGATTTCACCGGCCGCCCCGGCGAATCGGCGGCCCTGCGGGAGCAGTTGACCGGACGCGCCGGGGTCACGGTGATCGCCGGGATGGGCGGGGTCGGCAAGACCGCGCTCGCGCTGCACGCCGCGCGGCAGGCGGCGGAGGCCTACCCGGACGGGCAGCTCTGGGCGAACCTGCGCGGGGCGGAGGCGTCTCCGCTGAAACCCGGTGACGTGCTCGCCCGGTTCCTGCGCGCGTTCGGGCTGGCGGACCGGGCGATCCCGGCCGAGCCCGCCGAACGGGCGGAGCTGTACCGCACCCTGCTGGCCGGGCGCAAAGTGCTGGTGCTGCTGGACAACGCGGCTTCGGAGGAGCAGGTCCGGCCGCTGCTGCCGGCCACGCCGGGCAGTGCCGTGGTGATCACCAGCCGAGCCAGGCTGACCGCGCTCGAAGGCGCCCGGCGCATCGACCTCGACGTGTTCACCGCGGAGGAGTCGGTGGGACTGCTCGCGCGGGTGGCCGGCGAACACCGCGTGCGCTCACAAGCCGAGGACGCCGCGGAGATCGTCAGCCTGTGCGGCGCGCTCCCGCTCGGCGTGCGGATCGCGGGCGCCCGGCTGGCTGCCCGGCCCGCGTGGCGGTTGGCCCATCTGGCCGCGCAACTCCGCGACGCGCGCCTGGATCGGCTGGCCACCGGTGATCTGGCCGTGCGGGCCTCGCTGACCTTGAGCTACCAGGGGCTCGATGAGCGCTCGCGACGGTTGTTCCGCCTGCTGGGCCTGTTCGAGGTACCGGATTTCCCGGCGTGGCTGGCCGCGACCGTGCTCGACTGCCCGGTGGGCGAGGCGACCGAGCACGCCGAGGCACTGGTCGACGCGCACCTGCTCAGCGTTTCCGGCACCGACCCCGCCGGTCAGTACCGCTACCGCTTTCACGACCTGGTAAGGCTTTTCGCCGCCGAACGCGCCGAGGCCGAGGAACCGGAGGACGAGCGGCGGCGGGTGGTTTCCCGTGGTCTGGGCGGTTGGCTCGCCCTCGCCGAGCGCATGGCCGCGAAGATCCCCGGCCCGTGTTACGCCTCGATCAGCGGTGACGCGGTGCGTCCGCGGGCTGAGCGCCTCCTGCGCGGGTTCCGCGACGAATGGGCGGACAGCTGGTTCGACGCCGAGCGCGCCGCGTTGCTGTCGGCGGTCCGTCAGGCGTGCCGCCTCCGCGACGCCGAACTGGCCTTCGACCTGGCCGGGTGCCTGGAGAAGTACTTCGACCTTCGGGGCATGTACGCGGACTGGGCCAAGCTCGACACCGAGGTGATGACCGTCTGCCGGGACACCGGGCACCGGCTCGGGGAAGCGGTGATGCTGCGCGGCCTGCTCGACGTGACCACGTGGATCACCGACGGGCAGGACGGCAACGCGATGGCCCGGCTGCACGCGGAGGCCCTGCGCCTGCTGGAGGTGTTCACCGGACTGGGGCACCAACGCGGGATGTCGGACGCGGCGGTGATGTGCGCGTGGTCGTTCACCGCCACCGGTGCCTACACCGAGGCCGTCGCCATGGCCGAACGCGCGCTCGGCCTCGCGGAGATCTCGGGTCACCTCGGCGGGCGGATCCGCGCCGAACTGGCGCTCGCGCTGGCCCACTTCCAGAACCGGCGGGTGGACATCGCCATCGCCCACGCGGACAACGCGCTGGAGCACGCCCGGATACTGGGCAATCCGCGCTGCGAGGCCACCGCCCTGCAGTTCGCCGGGATCGGGCACCGCGAGCTGAGCCGGTTCGGCACGAGCAGGCGGATGCTCGAAGAGTCGCTGGCCATTTCCCGCCGCTACCGCGACAACTACACCGAGGTGCTGACCCTGCTCGCGCTGGCGCGCCTGCACTTCCAGTGCGGCGACCCCGAGGCGGTCCCGACCGCGCAGGCCTCGCTCGCGCTCAGCCGCGAGTACCGGATGACCCACCACCTGGCCGAGGCGCTCGAACTGCTCGGTGAACTCGAACTCGCCGCGGGCAACCCGGCCGGGGCGGTGCCCTACCTGGAGGAGTCGGTGGCGCTGTGGCGCACCCGTGGCTGGCACTCGTACCTGGCTACCGCGCTGACCGGGCTCGGCAAGGCCCACGCCGATACGGATCCGCGCGCCGCTGCGTCCGCCTTCGAGGAGGCACGCGCGTTGTTCGACCAGGCCGGGGACCCCGCCAAGGCCGCCGAAGTGGGGCAACTGGCCGAGCGGGCCGGTGAGTGGGCAGACTTGGCCGCAGGCGGGCCGGCGGTGGCGCCGGCGCCACGAACAGGTGAGGGAAGGTCCAGATGA